From a single Nicotiana tabacum cultivar K326 chromosome 8, ASM71507v2, whole genome shotgun sequence genomic region:
- the LOC107832788 gene encoding telomere repeat-binding protein 5 isoform X2, giving the protein MVLQKRLDYGFNGYQVPPIPRATRSARRMGIIRRKADGDGTCPFDLLATVAGKLLGEGESSPDSTCSPRGKEQNAIVKDEKIKEKSYAEGCYERGFFISELVSQAPVVNRSLSELPHAQNDTISGPASVTMSSDCSEKLPFAKQFVNGETREEEHGVFSSCILDTESDKQIKIELSNNAKVSTTKGAAISSSEFPDVWDKKPSTLLVTSDDSVKLSLSPYPAPCRAFPVIRNDVKLDNRDDDENFGCTQPSTPNKASGSAPRVRDRPIKKLLASKYWEENLKSDNEGHANTGGKTMHAYHNRNSAHQRSQRDFPFKKRKLFKCGSFSNSDGEMSTDGICSSPTSDLHGNASGYSKASSGGGAAAGTSVFNGGRASFKPSDSCVKFRIKSFRVPDLFVEIPENATVGSLKRTVMEAVTAILGGGLRIGVVFQGKKVRDDNKTLLQTGISHDYKLDALGFSLEPNPIQASPPLGPDCRSCVLPCDTPQPLTRCLSPAITGIQQGRSDDHTGTCLNNFVESDRDSAPSPHYTALEKISANSRALIPVTAVNAEALAVVPLRKPKRSEATQRRIRRPFSVAEVEALVQAVEKLGTGRINGKLWCTQQEYLLSKGGASPCHRSSWTESSLPMLTGPNSKPSNR; this is encoded by the exons ATGGTGTTGCAGAAGAGGTTGGACTATGGATTCAATGGCTATCAGGTGCCTCCTATACCTCGAGCTACCAGATCGGCAAGG AGAATGGGCATTATTAGGAGGAAAGCTGATGGCGATGGAACATGTCCCTTTGACTTGTTAGCTACTGTAGCTGGCAAGTTATTGGGGGAGGGAGAGAGCTCGCCTGATTCTACGTGTTCTCCTAGAGGGAAGGAGCAAAATGCAATTGTGAAAGAtgagaagataaaagaaaaatcttATGCTGAAGGTTGTTATGAGCGGGGGTTCTTCATTTCTGAGCTTGTCTCACAAGCTCCAGTTGTAAATCGTTCTTTAAGTGAACTGCCACATGCTCAAAATGATACCATCTCTGGACCTGCATCTGTCACTATGAGTTCTGATTGCTCAGAGAAGCTCCCCTTTGCTAAACAATTTGTCAATGGTGAAACAAGGGAGGAGGAACATGGAGTCTTTTCAAGTTGTATATTAGACACAGAAAGTGATAAACAGATTAAAATTGAGCTGTCAAATAATGCTAAAGTTTCTACAACTAAGGGGGCTGCAATTTCCAGTTCAGAGTTCCCTGATGTTTGGGATAAGAAACCTTCAACACTACTTGTTACTTCAGATGATAGTGTAAAATTATCTTTGTCTCCGTATCCTGCTCCTTGTAGGGCCTTTCCGGTGATCCGGAATGATGTAAAGTTAGATAATAGAGATGATGATGAAAACTTTGGGTGCACTCAACCAAGCACCCCAAATAAGGCATCTGGGTCAGCACCACGTGTACGAGATCGCCCAATTAAGAAGTTACTAGCTTCCAAATATTGGGAAGAAAATCTAAAATCTGACAATGAGGGGCATGCCAATACTG GTGGGAAAACAATGCATGCTTACCACAACAGAAACAGTGCCCACCAAAGGTCTCAGAGGGATTTTCCTTTCAAGAAAAGAAAGCTCTTCAAATGTGGCTCCTTCTCTAATTCTGATGGAGAGATGAGTACCGATGGAATTTGTAGTTCTCCAACCAGTGACTTACATGGAAATGCTTCCGGTTATAGTAAAGCATCTTCGGGAG GCGGTGCAGCAGCTGGGACGTCAGTCTTCAATGGAGGTCGTGCATCCTTCAAGCCTAGTGATTCCTGTG TTAAATTTAGAATCAAATCCTTCAGGGTTCCTGATCTTTTTGTCGAGATTCCAGAAAATGCAACTGTTGGTTCTTTAAAG AGGACCGTAATGGAAGCAGTGACTGCTATACTTGGCGGTGGACTACGTATCGGTGTGGTTTTTCAGGGTAAGAAGGTTAGAGATGATAACAAAACCTTATTGCAGACTGGAATTTCTCATGATTACAAGCTTGATGCTCTGGGCTTTTCACTGGAGCCCAATCCCATTCAAGCTTCTCCACCTCTTGGTCCAGATTGTCGTTCTTGTGTCCTTCCTTGTGATACACCTCAACCACTAACAAG GTGCCTATCTCCTGCTATTACTGGCATTCAGCAGGGGAGATCTGATGATCATACAGGAACATGTTTGAATAATTTTGTTGAAAGTGATCGTGATTCTGCTCCATCTCCTCATTACACGGCATTGGAGAAAATTTCTGCAAATTCAAGAGCATTGATTCCAGTTACTGCGGTAAATGCAGAAGCCCTGGCCGTAGTTCCATTACGGAAGCCCAAGCGATCTGAGGCCACACAGCGTCGAATCCGTAGACCTTTTTCTGTTGCGGAAGTGGAAGCACTTGTTCAAGCTGTTGAGAAGCTTGGAACAGGAAG GATAAATGGAAAACTCTGGTGCACACAGCAAGAATATCTCCTCAGCAAAGGAGGGGCGAGCCCGTGCCACAGGAGCTCTTGGACAGAGTCCTCACTGCCCATGCTTACTGGTCCCAACAGCAAGCCAAGCAACAGATGA
- the LOC107832788 gene encoding telomere repeat-binding protein 5 isoform X1, giving the protein MVLQKRLDYGFNGYQVPPIPRATRSARRMGIIRRKADGDGTCPFDLLATVAGKLLGEGESSPDSTCSPRGKEQNAIVKDEKIKEKSYAEGCYERGFFISELVSQAPVVNRSLSELPHAQNDTISGPASVTMSSDCSEKLPFAKQFVNGETREEEHGVFSSCILDTESDKQIKIELSNNAKVSTTKGAAISSSEFPDVWDKKPSTLLVTSDDSVKLSLSPYPAPCRAFPVIRNDVKLDNRDDDENFGCTQPSTPNKASGSAPRVRDRPIKKLLASKYWEENLKSDNEGHANTGGKTMHAYHNRNSAHQRSQRDFPFKKRKLFKCGSFSNSDGEMSTDGICSSPTSDLHGNASGYSKASSGGGAAAGTSVFNGGRASFKPSDSCVKFRIKSFRVPDLFVEIPENATVGSLKRTVMEAVTAILGGGLRIGVVFQGKKVRDDNKTLLQTGISHDYKLDALGFSLEPNPIQASPPLGPDCRSCVLPCDTPQPLTRCLSPAITGIQQGRSDDHTGTCLNNFVESDRDSAPSPHYTALEKISANSRALIPVTAVNAEALAVVPLRKPKRSEATQRRIRRPFSVAEVEALVQAVEKLGTGRWRDVKLRAFDNAKHRTYVDLKDKWKTLVHTARISPQQRRGEPVPQELLDRVLTAHAYWSQQQAKQQMKQPSETYLLL; this is encoded by the exons ATGGTGTTGCAGAAGAGGTTGGACTATGGATTCAATGGCTATCAGGTGCCTCCTATACCTCGAGCTACCAGATCGGCAAGG AGAATGGGCATTATTAGGAGGAAAGCTGATGGCGATGGAACATGTCCCTTTGACTTGTTAGCTACTGTAGCTGGCAAGTTATTGGGGGAGGGAGAGAGCTCGCCTGATTCTACGTGTTCTCCTAGAGGGAAGGAGCAAAATGCAATTGTGAAAGAtgagaagataaaagaaaaatcttATGCTGAAGGTTGTTATGAGCGGGGGTTCTTCATTTCTGAGCTTGTCTCACAAGCTCCAGTTGTAAATCGTTCTTTAAGTGAACTGCCACATGCTCAAAATGATACCATCTCTGGACCTGCATCTGTCACTATGAGTTCTGATTGCTCAGAGAAGCTCCCCTTTGCTAAACAATTTGTCAATGGTGAAACAAGGGAGGAGGAACATGGAGTCTTTTCAAGTTGTATATTAGACACAGAAAGTGATAAACAGATTAAAATTGAGCTGTCAAATAATGCTAAAGTTTCTACAACTAAGGGGGCTGCAATTTCCAGTTCAGAGTTCCCTGATGTTTGGGATAAGAAACCTTCAACACTACTTGTTACTTCAGATGATAGTGTAAAATTATCTTTGTCTCCGTATCCTGCTCCTTGTAGGGCCTTTCCGGTGATCCGGAATGATGTAAAGTTAGATAATAGAGATGATGATGAAAACTTTGGGTGCACTCAACCAAGCACCCCAAATAAGGCATCTGGGTCAGCACCACGTGTACGAGATCGCCCAATTAAGAAGTTACTAGCTTCCAAATATTGGGAAGAAAATCTAAAATCTGACAATGAGGGGCATGCCAATACTG GTGGGAAAACAATGCATGCTTACCACAACAGAAACAGTGCCCACCAAAGGTCTCAGAGGGATTTTCCTTTCAAGAAAAGAAAGCTCTTCAAATGTGGCTCCTTCTCTAATTCTGATGGAGAGATGAGTACCGATGGAATTTGTAGTTCTCCAACCAGTGACTTACATGGAAATGCTTCCGGTTATAGTAAAGCATCTTCGGGAG GCGGTGCAGCAGCTGGGACGTCAGTCTTCAATGGAGGTCGTGCATCCTTCAAGCCTAGTGATTCCTGTG TTAAATTTAGAATCAAATCCTTCAGGGTTCCTGATCTTTTTGTCGAGATTCCAGAAAATGCAACTGTTGGTTCTTTAAAG AGGACCGTAATGGAAGCAGTGACTGCTATACTTGGCGGTGGACTACGTATCGGTGTGGTTTTTCAGGGTAAGAAGGTTAGAGATGATAACAAAACCTTATTGCAGACTGGAATTTCTCATGATTACAAGCTTGATGCTCTGGGCTTTTCACTGGAGCCCAATCCCATTCAAGCTTCTCCACCTCTTGGTCCAGATTGTCGTTCTTGTGTCCTTCCTTGTGATACACCTCAACCACTAACAAG GTGCCTATCTCCTGCTATTACTGGCATTCAGCAGGGGAGATCTGATGATCATACAGGAACATGTTTGAATAATTTTGTTGAAAGTGATCGTGATTCTGCTCCATCTCCTCATTACACGGCATTGGAGAAAATTTCTGCAAATTCAAGAGCATTGATTCCAGTTACTGCGGTAAATGCAGAAGCCCTGGCCGTAGTTCCATTACGGAAGCCCAAGCGATCTGAGGCCACACAGCGTCGAATCCGTAGACCTTTTTCTGTTGCGGAAGTGGAAGCACTTGTTCAAGCTGTTGAGAAGCTTGGAACAGGAAG ATGGCGTGATGTGAAACTGCGAGCTTTTGATAATGCCAAACATAGAACTTATGTCGATTTGAAG GATAAATGGAAAACTCTGGTGCACACAGCAAGAATATCTCCTCAGCAAAGGAGGGGCGAGCCCGTGCCACAGGAGCTCTTGGACAGAGTCCTCACTGCCCATGCTTACTGGTCCCAACAGCAAGCCAAGCAACAGATGAAACAGCCATCGGAGACTTACCTTCTGCTCTAG